From Plasmodium brasilianum strain Bolivian I chromosome 5, whole genome shotgun sequence, the proteins below share one genomic window:
- a CDS encoding ribosome-recycling factor gives MNGILLKSVQVGKGQMMYLKKDGFFVLLQRINFGSKKQKEKIDKETKKIRNLLKISNIKNEEIEEQKNLYEKLKISGSEKQKKNIIDYKTYDIKIEQISKSFENKLKKIFDSTLTVEFFNNITVTKDKKDLKLSDVAQVVIKSSKLIQFFPYLTSDIQKIIHSLKLKVSSWNPITSNDGQYILLQISALTDDIKLKKKKEAKDLLEKIKNDIRSVRHKIRDNIEKYLEGNEWKIVERKKLDNYIKEKIKAIEWIYEKYTTNYS, from the coding sequence ATGAATGGGATATTACTTAAGTCAGTTCAAGTAGGAAAGGGACAAAtgatgtatttaaaaaaagatggtttttttgttttattgcAGAGGATAAATTTTGGGagcaaaaaacaaaaggagaaaatagataaagagacaaaaaaaattcgaaatttattgaaaatttcaaatatcaaaaatgaggaaatagaagaacagaaaaatttatacgaaaaattaaaaataagtggaagtgaaaaacaaaaaaaaaatattattgacTACAAAacatatgatataaaaatagaacaaattAGTAAAAGTTTCgagaataaattaaaaaaaatatttgacaGTACCTTAACTgtagaattttttaataatataactgttactaaagataaaaaagattTGAAATTATCCGATGTAGCACAAGTAGTTATTAAATCATCTAAATTAATACAGTTCTTTCCTTATCTTACTAGtgatatacaaaaaataatacatagtTTAAAACTAAAAGTTAGTTCGTGGAATCCTATAACGTCTAATGATGGTCAGTATATCTTATTGCAAATTTCAGCATTAACAgatgatataaaattaaaaaaaaagaaagaagccaaagatttattagaaaaaattaaaaatgatataagaAGTGTACGCCATAAAATTCGTGATaacatagaaaaatatttagagGGAAACGAATGGAAAATTGTAGAGAGGAAAAAATTAGACAATTacataaaggaaaaaattaaagctATCGAATggatatatgaaaaatacacTACAAATTATTCCTAA
- a CDS encoding hypothetical protein (conserved Plasmodium protein) — protein MRAYYDEKSDDKTNKAQKDSGLMEIDENKKEDNYVFIDEKYKEYFDNMSDIFEEKVEYILKKHFKRNDPTNKNKLLCLNLCVLWQKNFLLLLSKSLDEYEQYRKLNNNKDNEKGVTNSSEKDNNNNNNNNNRSILEENGENKNKEEEKVEKVENMEEEEMKKKKGYVEKDLKSYIKNVKIVDSKNIEVIYDKYDATDDSRPSAELSTDEIYYLLVESKKSENEYKKKIFTFLKYLPLFIRSIENKSLIEKKILEDKLLLNSINSNNPNELLTINDLNENGNGNENEYENVSLLEIKNKLDAIVNFNCNLSEDLEVVFKKGMGILNMQKNKKFCNYNHESLNRYENEKANNKMNNEKGEKDQMHEEDRFNNLADMPKNFLSKKNNKYSGNYIGNYRGNYSGNYSGNHHNNNGYDNENDRSYILPLSRINDLSLINNISTKSNNGAKDENNKNESSFYIYKNNMENLNVYGLDLLINLNNSLIYKINHIYSLVQFYTMLAKDVFNET, from the coding sequence ATGAGAGCGTACTATGATGAGAAAAGCGACGATAAGACAAACAAAGCACAGAAGGACTCAGGCCTAATGGAaatagatgaaaataaaaaagaagataactatgtttttattgatgaaaagtataaagaatattttgaCAATATGAGTGACATATTTGAAGAGAAAGtcgaatatattttaaaaaaacattttaagaGAAATGATCCaacgaataaaaataaattactgTGTCTAAATTTATGTGTTTTATggcaaaaaaattttttattacttttgaGTAAATCATTAGATGAATATGAACAGTACAGGAAATTAAACAACAACAAAGACAACGAAAAAGGAGTAACAAATAGTTCAGAAaaggataataataataataataataataataatagaagtatattagaagaaaatggggaaaataaaaataaagaagaggAAAAGGTGGAAAAGGTAGAGAATATGGAGGAGGAggagatgaaaaaaaagaaaggataCGTTgaaaaagatttaaaaagttatatcaaaaatgtaaaaatagttgacagtaaaaatatagaagttATATATGACAAATATGATGCAACGGATGATAGTAGACCGTCTGCTGAGTTATCAACAgatgaaatttattatttattagtgGAATctaaaaaaagtgaaaatgagtataaaaagaaaattttcacatttttgaaatatttaccATTGTTTATAAGAtcaatagaaaataaaagtttgattgaaaagaaaattttagaaGATAAACTTTTACTCAACAGtataaatagtaataaccCCAATGAGTTGCTGACTATAAACGACTTGAATGAGAATGGGAATGGTAATGAGAACGAGTATGAAAATGTGTCattattagaaataaaaaataaattagatgCAATTGTAAATTTTAACTGTAATTTATCCGAAGATTTAGAGGTTGTCTTTAAAAAGGGGATGGGTATCTTAAAcatgcaaaaaaataagaagttTTGTAATTACAATCATGAATCTTTAAACAgatatgaaaatgaaaaagcgaataacaaaatgaataatgaaaaggGGGAAAAAGACCAAATGCACGAAGAGGACAGATTTAATAACTTAGCAGATATGCCCAAAAATTTCttgagtaaaaaaaataataaatacagcGGAAACTATATCGGAAACTACAGAGGAAACTACAGTGGAAACTACAGTGGAAACCACCACAACAACAATGGCTATGACAATGAAAATGATAGGTCGTACATATTACCCTTGTCAAGGATCAATGATCTGTCACTTATCAACAACATTAGCACCAAGTCGAATAATGGAGCGAaggatgaaaataataaaaatgaatcttctttttatatttataaaaataatatggaaaatttaaatgtatacgGTTTAGACTTACTGATCAACTTAAACAACAGTTtgatatacaaaattaatcatatatatagcCTCGTCCAGTTTTATACTATGCTGGCTAAGGATGTTTTTAACGAGACGTGA
- a CDS encoding hypothetical protein (conserved Plasmodium protein) — translation MNDKVITRDPQSTGLIDLQVELMPTENNSCDMIGMYKKKKLKEIIKRVYVGNYEDSKNVLLLSRTCITHIIIIRCSKEEHTARIIYPHFTSCSHFKYLLDEILLENEKNKVFVHSYFSLKNILSLIIYYIVTTYNSEIEDAISYVNKLIPNFVIPIEDADKIYYFTIRNKLTYYPGECTSIQDIKDKK, via the exons ATGAATGATAAAGTAATTACGAGGGATCCCCAATCAACCGGTCTGATAGACCTACAAGTGGAGTTAATGCCCACAGAGAATAACTCATGTGATATGATAGggatgtataaaaaaaaaaaactaaaggaaattataaaaagagtGTATGTCGGAAATTACGAAGATTCAAAGAACGTCTTACTGCTTAGCAGAACCTGCATCACGC ATATTATAATCATACGGTGCTCCAAAGAAGAACACACAGCAAGAATAATCTACCCGcat TTTACAAGTTGTTCCCATTTTAAGTACTTGCTAGATGAAATACTCCtagaaaatgagaaaaacaAAGTGTTTGTACACAg CTACTTCTCTCTTAAGAATATATTGTCACTAATCATATATTACATAGTCACAACGTACAATTCTGAAATAGAAGATGCTATTTCGTACGTTAACAAATTGATCCCTAATTTTGTGATACCCATCG AAGATGCCGATAAAATCTACTACTTCACTATAAGGAACAAGTTAACGTATTACCCAGG AGAGTGCACGAGTATTCAAGATATTAAggacaaaaaatga